In uncultured Cohaesibacter sp., a genomic segment contains:
- a CDS encoding PAS domain S-box protein, which produces MNESVTINGPKRTHTQAYERQERPFRPLGELDSRLTSLLDVAADSVCLMDDQSRILLFNKASEAMFGYSAEEVIGKSVDILMPSQYSTHHAGWVDRYLRTGEHSIIGIGREVVGRHKDGSTFPFDLSVGVAQTEDGKQFIGVMRDLRGRKQTEERLRNLQTELNQMTRINAMDEMGATVAHELNQPLTAIILYLQAIERKLQTYDEMRPCSKQEIEKLTDLCGRAVREAQRSSTLLQRIRSIIEKKEPDRSLVDIVEIIRKSHELALVGFSATDVQVDLIAPDHVPMAWGDPVQIEQIFLNLLRNAFQAMQKVETKAITITLDVAPSAEGDGRDRLVVRFRDSGPGVPESHRGNLFKAFNSERRNGMGLGLAIARSIAQSHGGSLELAPFDDKQQGACFVLTLPVASQPSVRFSASEGTEKQPGSPQ; this is translated from the coding sequence ATGAACGAATCTGTGACCATAAATGGCCCCAAGAGGACGCACACGCAAGCCTATGAACGGCAGGAGCGTCCATTTCGACCACTTGGTGAACTTGATTCGCGTCTCACGTCCCTTTTGGATGTGGCCGCTGATTCTGTCTGTCTGATGGACGATCAGTCCCGTATTCTTCTGTTCAACAAGGCGTCTGAAGCCATGTTTGGATATAGCGCAGAAGAAGTAATCGGCAAATCCGTTGATATCCTGATGCCCTCTCAATATTCCACCCATCATGCCGGATGGGTGGACCGCTATCTGCGCACCGGTGAACATTCCATCATCGGCATCGGGCGCGAGGTTGTCGGTCGTCACAAGGACGGATCGACTTTCCCTTTTGACCTGTCGGTCGGCGTCGCGCAGACAGAAGATGGCAAACAGTTCATCGGGGTGATGCGCGACCTGCGCGGCCGCAAGCAGACCGAGGAACGCCTGCGCAACTTGCAGACCGAACTCAATCAGATGACCCGAATCAATGCGATGGACGAGATGGGGGCCACCGTTGCCCACGAACTCAACCAGCCGCTGACTGCGATCATCCTTTATTTGCAGGCCATCGAGCGCAAGCTGCAGACCTATGACGAGATGAGGCCCTGCAGCAAACAGGAAATTGAAAAGCTGACGGACCTGTGCGGCCGTGCCGTGCGAGAGGCGCAGCGCTCGTCCACGCTGCTTCAGCGCATTCGTTCGATCATCGAGAAAAAGGAACCTGACCGCAGCCTCGTCGATATCGTGGAGATCATCCGCAAATCGCACGAACTGGCACTCGTCGGCTTTTCGGCGACGGATGTGCAGGTCGATCTCATCGCTCCAGATCATGTTCCCATGGCTTGGGGTGATCCGGTCCAGATCGAGCAGATTTTCCTCAACCTGCTGCGCAATGCCTTTCAGGCCATGCAGAAGGTTGAGACAAAGGCCATCACCATCACCCTTGATGTGGCACCCTCAGCGGAGGGAGACGGCCGCGACCGGCTGGTCGTTCGCTTCAGGGACAGCGGTCCGGGTGTGCCCGAGAGCCATCGGGGCAACCTGTTCAAGGCCTTCAATTCGGAACGGCGCAACGGCATGGGACTCGGCCTTGCCATCGCCCGCTCCATCGCACAGAGCCATGGTGGCAGCCTTGAGCTGGCCCCCTTTGATGACAAGCAGCAGGGAGCCTGCTTTGTCCTGACACTACCCGTAGCCTCCCAGCCTTCTGTCAGATTTTCTGCTTCAGAAGGAACAGAAAAACAACCGGGCAGCCCCCAATAG
- a CDS encoding pyridoxal phosphate-dependent aminotransferase: MNQENQVAPSATPMNDLLSHLSPEAQNAPSSGIVGIKTYAQGKGDVIPLWIGEGAIPTPDFICKAAEDALEAGETFYTYQNGIPELRSAIAAYHERLYGRPFDPYRFSIAGSGMQAIQMAVRMVISSGEEVIVPSPAWMNIRSAVVVAGGKPVDLALHFHPEGWKLDIDELFDACTDKTRALFINSPNNPTGWVATLDELKAILDFARKRNIWIIADEIYTRFYYGKDRENAPSFYEIADDDDKILFVNSMSKNWAMTGWRVGWIGAPIALEPVIGNLIQCSTSGVAPFMQRAATVALNEGELFIAEQIERARVGREKLLNAFEGQNAIRHAPPMGSFYYFFGLEGEPDALRLARRLVDEANVGLAPGFAFGQSGSAFMRLCFATNPDRLDQAISRLTQWMAR, encoded by the coding sequence ATGAATCAAGAAAATCAAGTTGCGCCGTCTGCTACCCCAATGAACGATCTGTTGAGCCACCTGAGTCCGGAAGCGCAAAATGCGCCGTCCAGTGGCATCGTCGGCATCAAGACCTATGCCCAGGGCAAGGGCGATGTCATTCCCCTCTGGATCGGCGAGGGGGCCATTCCCACACCGGACTTCATCTGCAAGGCAGCAGAAGATGCCCTGGAAGCGGGCGAGACCTTCTACACCTATCAGAATGGTATTCCGGAGCTGCGTTCTGCCATTGCGGCCTATCATGAGCGCCTTTATGGCCGCCCGTTCGACCCTTACCGCTTTTCGATTGCCGGGTCAGGCATGCAGGCCATCCAGATGGCCGTCCGCATGGTGATCAGCTCTGGCGAGGAAGTCATCGTGCCGTCTCCTGCCTGGATGAACATTCGTTCCGCCGTGGTTGTGGCTGGCGGCAAGCCGGTCGATCTGGCCCTGCATTTCCACCCGGAGGGCTGGAAGCTCGATATTGACGAGCTGTTCGATGCCTGCACGGACAAGACCCGGGCCCTGTTCATCAACTCGCCCAACAACCCCACCGGCTGGGTGGCGACCCTTGATGAGCTGAAAGCCATTCTCGACTTTGCCCGCAAGCGCAACATCTGGATTATCGCCGACGAGATCTACACGCGCTTCTATTATGGCAAGGATCGGGAAAACGCGCCGTCCTTCTATGAAATCGCCGATGACGATGACAAAATTCTGTTTGTCAACAGCATGTCGAAGAACTGGGCGATGACCGGCTGGCGAGTCGGCTGGATCGGCGCTCCGATCGCGCTTGAGCCGGTGATTGGCAACCTGATTCAATGTTCCACTTCCGGTGTCGCCCCCTTCATGCAACGGGCGGCAACAGTCGCTCTCAATGAAGGTGAATTGTTTATTGCTGAGCAAATAGAGCGGGCCCGTGTTGGTCGCGAGAAGCTTTTGAACGCTTTTGAAGGCCAGAATGCCATCCGTCACGCGCCACCCATGGGGAGCTTCTACTACTTTTTTGGGCTGGAGGGGGAGCCTGACGCGTTACGGCTCGCGCGCCGGCTGGTTGATGAAGCAAATGTTGGTTTGGCGCCAGGGTTTGCGTTTGGTCAAAGCGGGTCCGCATTTATGCGACTATGTTTTGCGACAAATCCGGACAGATTGGATCAGGCGATTTCCCGATTGACCCAATGGATGGCCCGGTAA
- a CDS encoding PAS domain-containing hybrid sensor histidine kinase/response regulator yields the protein MLQGWMVVLTTLLYIGLLFAIASYGDHRARNKSADQRHPSLYALSLAVYCTSWTFFGSVGMAKASGLDFLTIYIGPVIVFTLGYPLVWRIIRLSKTERITSIADFLGARYGKNQQVAAVATIIAVVGTMPYIALQLKAVATSVATLIQHMNIAFPSGSVPVLADIAFFVALAMAVFAILFGTRHADATEHQGGLILAVAAESVVKLVAFLTVGLFVTYSIFDGPYDLFSKAAEAGISIHGVEQGPDAIHWIVLSILSASAALLLPRQFHVAVVENTSKKSLIRATWMFPLYLVGINLFVIPITLAGQLVLGPGVDADSYVLSLPMAVNADVITLIAFLGGLSAATAMVIISSVALAIMISNDLVIPLILRRHADDAIDAPDMGRLLLNVRRVAILVLFTLAYAFYRLAVNNSSLAQIGLIAFAAMAQFLPALIGGLVWKRANARGAIAGLVAGFVVWAYTLLLPMFAQSGLFPSGFLTEGPFGISFLEPQALFGTDLPPLLHGVFWSILFNFIAYTAGSVSRRPELIERLQANLFVPDELRPSPTLRLWRSMLSVGDLEDMVARYLGAERTQRSFRSHALQRDIVYDRNMEVDPQFMRFAEQLLASAIGAASSRLLMSLLLKRRESSPKGTMKLLDDASEALHYNRDLLQTALNHVRQGIAVFDADLRLTLWNRPFRDLLHIPADFGQVGTPLSSVLRHIAARGDLGEGSVEELVSHRLDLIVVQQAPYQESMAGSGLTLDIRANSMPDGGIVITFTDVSERVRAERALEAANESLERRVKDRTRELMHLNDALRGAKQAAEEASVSKTRFLAAAGHDIMQPMNAARLYTTALVNRLEALTKADEANSGLAESAVMATNIDSSLEAVEDILAALLDIARLDSGAMKPQLSAFPIDEMLDRMRIDFEPQAKEKGLTLKIVSCGLHVRSDKHLLRRLLQNLISNAIKYTPEGEVLVGCRRFEGAIEVQVHDTGVGIPLERQEEIFLEFQRLDEGARIASGLGLGLSIVDRISKVLDHPIRLMSTPGKGSAFAIKLPAFRLLHSASRAEAPRSMANQPLSDLCVLCVDNEPVIQDGMKVMLEGWGCNVKIASSLEEAEKVLEECGKAPDGILIDYHLDTMLGTEACEKLRMRFGQEIAASLITADRTTEVRDEARSKDMAILNKPVKPAQLRALLNTWNMTAIRRRAK from the coding sequence ATGCTTCAGGGCTGGATGGTTGTTCTTACAACCCTTCTTTATATCGGGCTTCTGTTTGCCATCGCGTCTTATGGAGACCATCGGGCACGGAACAAGTCTGCAGACCAACGCCACCCAAGCCTGTATGCGCTGTCGCTTGCGGTCTATTGTACCAGCTGGACCTTCTTCGGATCCGTGGGCATGGCCAAGGCAAGCGGGCTTGACTTCCTGACCATCTATATCGGCCCGGTCATTGTCTTCACGCTCGGCTATCCGCTTGTCTGGCGCATCATTCGCCTGTCAAAGACCGAGCGGATCACCTCGATTGCCGATTTTCTGGGCGCCCGCTATGGCAAGAACCAGCAGGTAGCCGCCGTTGCCACCATCATTGCCGTGGTTGGCACGATGCCCTACATCGCCCTTCAGCTGAAGGCGGTTGCAACCTCTGTTGCCACGCTGATCCAGCATATGAACATCGCCTTTCCGAGCGGCTCGGTGCCGGTTCTGGCCGATATCGCCTTCTTCGTGGCGCTGGCCATGGCCGTTTTTGCCATCCTGTTCGGCACGCGCCATGCGGACGCCACCGAGCATCAGGGCGGGCTTATTCTGGCGGTCGCGGCCGAGAGTGTCGTCAAGCTCGTGGCCTTTCTGACCGTCGGGCTGTTCGTGACCTATTCGATCTTTGACGGCCCTTATGATCTGTTCTCCAAGGCGGCCGAGGCTGGCATCTCCATCCACGGAGTGGAACAGGGCCCTGACGCCATCCACTGGATCGTCCTGTCAATCCTGTCAGCCAGCGCAGCATTGCTGCTGCCTCGCCAGTTCCACGTGGCCGTGGTGGAAAACACCTCGAAGAAATCGCTCATCCGCGCAACATGGATGTTTCCGCTCTATCTCGTCGGCATCAACCTGTTCGTCATTCCGATTACGCTGGCCGGGCAACTGGTCCTCGGTCCCGGCGTTGATGCGGACAGCTATGTTCTGAGCCTGCCGATGGCGGTCAATGCGGACGTCATCACGCTCATCGCCTTTCTTGGCGGGCTTTCCGCCGCGACAGCGATGGTCATCATTTCCTCGGTCGCGCTGGCGATCATGATCTCCAATGATCTGGTGATCCCGCTCATCCTGCGCCGCCATGCCGACGATGCCATTGACGCCCCTGATATGGGGAGGCTTCTGCTCAATGTGCGGCGGGTGGCTATCCTTGTGTTGTTCACCCTCGCCTATGCCTTCTATCGCTTGGCGGTGAACAACAGCTCGCTGGCCCAGATCGGGCTGATCGCCTTTGCTGCCATGGCGCAGTTCCTGCCTGCGCTGATCGGCGGCCTGGTCTGGAAACGGGCCAACGCCCGCGGGGCCATTGCCGGGCTTGTCGCAGGCTTCGTTGTCTGGGCCTATACGCTGCTATTGCCGATGTTCGCCCAATCGGGGCTATTCCCCTCAGGCTTTCTGACCGAAGGGCCGTTCGGCATTTCCTTCCTTGAACCGCAGGCACTGTTCGGAACGGATCTACCGCCACTGCTGCACGGGGTGTTCTGGAGCATCCTGTTCAACTTCATCGCCTATACGGCGGGGTCCGTTTCGCGGCGGCCTGAGCTGATCGAACGGTTGCAGGCCAATCTGTTCGTGCCCGATGAACTGCGCCCCTCCCCGACCCTGCGCCTGTGGCGCTCGATGCTGTCGGTTGGCGATCTGGAAGACATGGTGGCCCGTTATCTCGGAGCCGAGCGCACCCAGCGCAGCTTCCGCTCCCATGCGCTGCAGCGAGACATCGTCTATGACCGCAACATGGAGGTCGACCCGCAGTTCATGCGCTTTGCCGAGCAGCTACTGGCCAGTGCCATTGGCGCCGCCTCGTCGCGACTGTTGATGAGCCTGTTGCTGAAGCGCCGGGAAAGCTCGCCCAAGGGCACCATGAAGCTGCTCGACGATGCTTCGGAAGCCTTGCATTACAACCGCGACCTGTTGCAGACGGCGCTCAACCATGTCCGGCAGGGCATAGCCGTGTTCGACGCCGATCTGCGCCTGACGCTGTGGAACCGGCCTTTCCGCGATCTGTTGCATATTCCTGCCGATTTCGGCCAGGTGGGGACGCCACTTTCCTCGGTACTGCGCCACATCGCTGCCCGTGGCGATCTCGGAGAAGGGTCTGTTGAGGAACTGGTCAGCCATCGTCTCGACCTCATCGTCGTCCAGCAGGCCCCCTATCAGGAGAGCATGGCCGGGTCTGGTCTGACCCTTGATATTCGCGCCAATTCCATGCCCGATGGCGGCATCGTGATCACCTTCACCGACGTCTCCGAGCGGGTGCGGGCCGAGCGGGCTCTGGAAGCGGCCAACGAGTCACTGGAGCGGCGGGTCAAGGATCGGACCCGCGAGCTGATGCATCTGAACGACGCCCTGCGCGGCGCCAAGCAGGCCGCCGAGGAAGCCAGCGTCTCCAAGACCCGCTTCCTTGCCGCTGCCGGGCACGACATCATGCAGCCAATGAACGCGGCACGGCTCTATACGACGGCTCTGGTCAACCGCCTCGAAGCGCTGACCAAGGCTGATGAAGCCAATTCCGGGCTGGCCGAAAGCGCCGTTATGGCGACCAACATCGACAGTTCTCTGGAAGCGGTGGAAGACATTCTGGCCGCGCTGCTTGATATCGCCCGCCTTGATTCAGGCGCCATGAAGCCTCAGCTCTCGGCCTTCCCGATCGACGAAATGCTCGACCGGATGCGGATCGATTTCGAACCACAAGCCAAGGAAAAGGGCCTGACACTGAAGATCGTCTCCTGCGGCCTGCATGTGCGCTCGGACAAGCATCTGCTGCGGCGCCTGTTGCAGAATCTCATTTCCAACGCCATCAAATACACCCCTGAAGGGGAGGTTCTTGTCGGCTGCCGCCGGTTCGAGGGGGCCATCGAGGTACAGGTACATGACACCGGCGTCGGTATCCCGCTGGAGCGGCAGGAGGAGATCTTCCTCGAGTTCCAAAGGCTCGATGAAGGCGCACGCATTGCCAGCGGATTGGGGCTTGGCCTGTCCATCGTTGATCGCATTTCCAAGGTGCTCGACCACCCGATCCGGCTGATGTCGACGCCGGGCAAGGGCTCAGCCTTTGCCATCAAGCTGCCCGCTTTCCGCCTGTTGCACAGCGCCAGCCGCGCCGAAGCGCCTCGCTCCATGGCCAATCAGCCACTCAGCGACCTGTGCGTTCTGTGCGTCGACAACGAGCCGGTCATTCAGGATGGCATGAAGGTGATGCTCGAGGGCTGGGGCTGCAACGTCAAGATCGCTTCGTCGCTGGAAGAGGCCGAAAAGGTGCTCGAAGAATGCGGCAAGGCGCCTGATGGCATTCTCATCGATTATCATCTGGACACCATGCTTGGCACCGAGGCTTGCGAGAAGCTGCGCATGCGCTTTGGACAGGAGATCGCCGCCAGTCTGATTACCGCAGACCGCACCACGGAAGTGCGCGACGAAGCCAGATCCAAGGACATGGCCATTCTCAACAAGCCGGTGAAACCGGCCCAGTTGCGTGCCCTGCTCAACACCTGGAACATGACCGCCATCCGCCGACGGGCGAAATAG
- a CDS encoding response regulator transcription factor, translating into MTVRLKQGAIIPFSRWGGPKVQQASLNIIIADDHPLFRGALRQTLETIFDQIAIHEAGTLEEVGGKLEQFEDMDLVLLDLSMPGVRGFSGLLYLRAQYPSIPVVIVSASEDVPTIRRCMEFGASGFIPKSLPIDDIAQGIRAVLNGETWVPESIDLSAPYSDEITDLVERLNTLTPQQVRVLMMLSEGLLNKQIAYELSVSEATVKAHVSAILQKLNVDSRTQAVIAAAKIEAGQWQAIGAKG; encoded by the coding sequence ATGACCGTTCGCCTCAAGCAAGGTGCAATCATTCCGTTCAGTCGCTGGGGAGGACCGAAAGTGCAACAGGCGTCGCTTAATATCATTATCGCGGACGATCACCCATTGTTCCGTGGAGCGTTACGGCAGACACTGGAGACGATCTTCGATCAGATAGCTATCCATGAAGCCGGAACTCTCGAAGAAGTTGGCGGAAAACTGGAACAGTTTGAAGACATGGACCTTGTCCTGCTGGATCTTTCCATGCCGGGTGTCCGGGGGTTCTCCGGGCTTTTGTATCTGCGGGCGCAGTATCCATCCATTCCTGTGGTGATTGTTTCGGCCAGTGAGGATGTGCCGACCATTCGCCGCTGCATGGAATTCGGTGCGTCTGGCTTCATTCCGAAGTCCCTGCCGATCGATGACATCGCTCAAGGTATCCGCGCCGTGCTGAACGGTGAGACCTGGGTGCCGGAAAGCATCGATCTCAGCGCGCCTTACAGTGATGAAATCACCGATCTGGTCGAGCGCCTCAATACGCTGACCCCGCAGCAGGTTCGCGTTCTGATGATGCTCTCTGAAGGCCTGCTCAACAAGCAGATCGCCTATGAACTCAGCGTGTCTGAAGCTACGGTCAAGGCCCACGTCTCTGCCATCCTGCAGAAGCTCAACGTGGATAGCCGTACCCAGGCCGTGATCGCCGCCGCCAAGATCGAAGCCGGTCAGTGGCAGGCCATCGGCGCCAAGGGTTGA
- a CDS encoding endonuclease/exonuclease/phosphatase family protein produces the protein MKLFETATCSSLPEVSPQLSEAIQAAEKTQKAHRALFARLDALHLLETGGEMPKARPLADRITVMAWNLQRCLYPEQSADLLRPHDPDVILLSEMDIGMARTHQRHTVRALADSLGMRYAFGVEFFELGLGNDLERRLAADDHNTCGWHGNALLCRQEPGALALIRLDASGLWFCPEDGLGNDSVVKQPRVGGRCAIAAILPSDAGAICVASVHLESLDDPSIRLSQMERLIAALDAFAPGLPTIIGGDLNTALTPEDGGTKEEPLFRAVERHGFSWANNATGTTTRRSLLTYKPRPPKKLDWLCARGLVPVEAAILPAIEESGKALSDHEIIMGRYALSDGPQDGRQDG, from the coding sequence ATGAAACTCTTCGAAACGGCAACATGTTCCAGCCTGCCTGAGGTGAGCCCTCAATTGTCAGAGGCCATCCAAGCCGCCGAAAAGACCCAGAAAGCCCATCGGGCCCTGTTTGCGCGCCTTGATGCCCTGCACCTTCTGGAAACCGGCGGGGAAATGCCCAAGGCCCGCCCACTGGCGGACCGGATCACCGTCATGGCCTGGAACCTGCAACGCTGCCTTTACCCAGAACAGAGTGCCGATCTGCTGCGGCCCCATGATCCGGATGTCATCCTGCTCTCCGAGATGGATATCGGCATGGCCCGAACCCACCAGCGCCACACCGTGCGCGCGCTGGCTGACAGTCTGGGCATGCGCTATGCCTTCGGGGTGGAGTTCTTCGAACTGGGTCTGGGCAACGATCTGGAACGGCGGCTGGCGGCCGACGACCACAACACCTGCGGCTGGCATGGCAACGCTCTTTTGTGCCGACAGGAGCCGGGCGCGCTGGCGCTCATTCGTCTTGATGCGTCCGGGCTCTGGTTCTGTCCGGAGGATGGCCTTGGCAATGACAGTGTGGTCAAGCAGCCGCGTGTCGGCGGGCGGTGCGCCATTGCAGCTATCCTGCCAAGCGATGCTGGCGCTATCTGTGTTGCCTCTGTCCATCTGGAAAGCCTTGATGATCCGTCCATTCGCCTGTCGCAAATGGAGCGCCTGATCGCGGCGCTGGATGCCTTTGCCCCCGGCCTTCCGACCATCATCGGGGGCGATCTCAACACCGCACTCACCCCGGAAGACGGCGGGACAAAGGAGGAGCCATTGTTCCGGGCGGTGGAACGCCATGGTTTCAGCTGGGCGAACAATGCAACGGGCACGACGACACGGCGCAGTCTGCTCACCTACAAGCCACGCCCACCCAAGAAGCTAGACTGGCTGTGTGCACGCGGCCTTGTGCCCGTTGAGGCGGCCATCCTTCCGGCCATCGAGGAAAGCGGCAAGGCCCTGTCGGATCACGAGATCATCATGGGCCGTTATGCCCTTTCCGATGGCCCGCAGGACGGACGGCAAGACGGTTGA